One window from the genome of Pyrobaculum ferrireducens encodes:
- a CDS encoding molybdopterin dinucleotide binding domain-containing protein — MDGAPQGVCGRGFEEGEAMTVQITRRDFLKAAAAAAAVGLSLSAFARAQYLYPEVEKGQNWWSGQTGRFGNYATLYRVPPTGKIVETGGSLELSTPEGLKTVKLKWWENWIDWREYDANAWPKPRERRYFIATGGVCGGCEVTCHFVVWIDKETKLARKIMVNPFSKNNWGLCVRGQSAAAAAAHPDRIVYILSKIDPRTGQRVGARGDDNFIRISYDDSLEIVASYYAKAFYEYFVEGNVIGSMRLHWHEGRPLQTGFFTHHPWTKDWEQQHSFGSHTNLCSSGARLGNLLWIAMDRNSPDYYNAKTVVQHGMGHLGDAAHFLMSHGPRLAVARFKGAKVISVREKYFHTELLADYWVTPWPGTEAWLWAAVANVLINELNAVDWEFVRKWWNWDWFLRDRKLLDHLYRNGYIKTPPPEDIYGVTDDGVIYIKDYNKAWSYFQQFLKEYFSNFTPEYAAWVTRLNARTPPPDPITPEEVQKAVTLIRAIAKEVAAAGKALSINQWRGPGQTYGGWMLARMFYLLIALTGAVGTVGGTGAASWHNTDFFYYWWQGTLAAQVLKRKLEGPAVWNINMIAPEESAFGAYDPTNTIPFRMYDPEWQNYWRRLGFVVPDKVYVWVSRVVNPLAAYQAGAQWVRFFANPEKIELKVHMTQFWNESCYFSDLCISEGHWFERHDPQPAAPGIYAPDRWFSVRWPSYVIFLMRTGWAPRDLHRATLEAHQYIGLGDVISPEEWYMEMVWRAVAKTVLMAKQNGKPVDDLLKDKEVDYLGLKVKIPSLADRLAFLIDANRGKRYAAQLGIDPAQLPERLIRDLYDGRITYEQFVNDIRKQLLPTMWDMYNWAVYAFSPTVVKFSKDQDLEPVEALELYQFVIHDTNIYADKVYLRKIPREQVARVDPITKLAYDSAGNIIGVEIDGEVYLGFNALGTVTHTLKLEWYSPIMAEQELREISIPIIPLESDLKKAMQGDVAAVQKLINMKLHYVIPIHDFWGRIPGLTTGIDVKKGEFVFVANSRFLYQGENSRVQQMWYSFELYPSLYLWVNPVDAQLLGLKTGDTVRVRFLIQALNDLEVSSFVTKVWVTPRVREGVVVLLHGAYRWRPKWWDYGKVLNTAGSYPTSAVFQTVDISVDGAPLVDKIMAGDFNWKKLKWTKVADPAPVAEEELANKVAITKLYRERGMPYWDLAKFVWWRETGTTYDFVLPQTNDPIAWTNMWHFKVRIEKADPKEYGSMEFDFEAAKMAFDFFYKLLTHGSDGELSKTIYSFWKQRWGLDLKFPRILGIITGEVLCPNKKPGAPGCARPDFIGMRRTFLWGLGIGPKPVKSAYYWPPKMPDLRKLP; from the coding sequence GTGGATGGCGCACCACAAGGCGTATGCGGAAGAGGTTTTGAAGAGGGGGAGGCCATGACGGTGCAGATAACCCGCAGGGACTTCCTCAAAGCCGCCGCCGCGGCCGCCGCCGTCGGGCTGTCGCTAAGCGCCTTCGCCAGAGCCCAGTACCTCTACCCCGAGGTGGAGAAGGGGCAAAACTGGTGGAGCGGCCAGACGGGGCGCTTCGGCAACTACGCTACACTGTATAGAGTCCCGCCGACTGGTAAAATCGTGGAGACAGGAGGCTCGCTGGAGCTCAGCACGCCGGAGGGGTTGAAGACGGTTAAGCTGAAGTGGTGGGAGAACTGGATCGACTGGAGGGAATACGACGCCAATGCTTGGCCCAAGCCGCGGGAGAGGAGGTACTTCATAGCCACCGGAGGCGTATGCGGCGGCTGTGAGGTCACTTGCCACTTCGTGGTGTGGATCGACAAGGAGACTAAGCTCGCCAGAAAGATCATGGTAAACCCGTTTAGTAAGAACAACTGGGGCCTCTGTGTAAGAGGCCAGAGCGCCGCCGCCGCCGCGGCCCACCCCGACAGGATTGTCTACATCTTAAGCAAAATCGATCCCAGGACTGGTCAGAGAGTCGGCGCGCGCGGCGACGACAACTTCATCCGCATCTCATACGATGACTCCCTCGAGATCGTGGCTAGCTACTACGCCAAGGCCTTCTATGAGTACTTCGTCGAGGGCAACGTCATCGGCTCTATGAGGCTTCACTGGCATGAGGGGAGGCCTCTCCAGACGGGCTTCTTCACCCACCACCCGTGGACTAAGGACTGGGAGCAGCAACACTCATTTGGAAGCCACACCAACCTCTGCTCCTCCGGGGCGAGGCTCGGGAACCTCCTGTGGATTGCCATGGACCGCAACTCGCCTGACTACTACAACGCGAAGACAGTGGTGCAACACGGCATGGGCCACCTAGGCGACGCGGCCCACTTCCTCATGTCACACGGTCCGAGGCTCGCCGTAGCTAGGTTCAAGGGGGCGAAGGTCATATCGGTGAGGGAGAAGTACTTCCACACAGAGCTACTAGCGGATTACTGGGTTACGCCGTGGCCCGGCACCGAGGCGTGGCTGTGGGCCGCCGTAGCCAACGTCTTGATCAACGAGCTGAACGCCGTCGATTGGGAGTTTGTGAGGAAGTGGTGGAACTGGGACTGGTTCTTGAGAGACAGGAAGCTTCTCGACCACCTGTATAGAAATGGCTACATCAAGACGCCGCCGCCTGAGGATATATACGGCGTCACCGACGACGGCGTCATCTACATCAAAGACTACAACAAGGCGTGGAGCTACTTCCAGCAGTTTCTCAAGGAGTACTTCTCCAACTTTACGCCGGAGTACGCGGCTTGGGTAACTAGGCTAAACGCCAGAACGCCGCCTCCCGACCCGATAACGCCGGAGGAGGTCCAGAAAGCCGTCACGCTGATCAGAGCCATAGCCAAGGAGGTGGCGGCGGCCGGCAAGGCGCTGTCTATAAACCAGTGGCGTGGACCAGGGCAGACATACGGCGGGTGGATGCTGGCTAGGATGTTCTACCTCTTAATCGCCTTAACCGGCGCCGTCGGCACCGTTGGCGGCACCGGCGCGGCGTCTTGGCACAACACCGACTTCTTCTACTACTGGTGGCAGGGGACCCTCGCCGCGCAGGTCTTGAAGAGGAAGCTGGAAGGCCCCGCCGTTTGGAATATCAACATGATCGCGCCTGAGGAAAGCGCCTTTGGAGCCTACGACCCCACCAACACCATACCCTTCAGGATGTACGATCCCGAGTGGCAGAACTACTGGAGGCGCCTCGGATTCGTGGTGCCTGATAAAGTCTATGTCTGGGTATCTAGGGTGGTGAATCCGCTAGCCGCATATCAGGCGGGTGCCCAGTGGGTGAGGTTCTTCGCAAACCCCGAGAAAATTGAGTTGAAAGTCCACATGACGCAGTTCTGGAACGAGTCTTGCTACTTCTCCGATCTCTGCATCTCTGAGGGCCACTGGTTTGAGAGGCACGACCCGCAACCGGCGGCGCCCGGCATATACGCGCCGGATAGGTGGTTCAGCGTCAGGTGGCCGTCCTATGTGATATTCCTGATGCGCACAGGCTGGGCGCCCAGGGACCTCCACAGAGCTACTCTGGAGGCCCATCAGTACATTGGCCTGGGCGACGTGATCTCGCCGGAGGAGTGGTACATGGAGATGGTCTGGAGAGCCGTGGCCAAGACGGTTCTAATGGCAAAGCAAAACGGCAAGCCTGTAGACGACTTGTTGAAGGATAAGGAGGTAGACTACCTCGGCCTAAAGGTGAAGATCCCCAGCCTCGCCGACAGGCTGGCGTTTCTAATAGACGCCAACAGAGGGAAGAGGTACGCCGCGCAACTAGGCATCGACCCGGCCCAGCTACCGGAGAGGCTCATCAGGGATTTGTACGACGGGAGGATTACATATGAGCAGTTTGTAAACGACATCAGAAAGCAACTTCTGCCAACTATGTGGGATATGTATAACTGGGCCGTGTATGCCTTCTCGCCGACAGTCGTGAAATTCTCAAAGGATCAGGACCTCGAGCCTGTGGAGGCTCTTGAGCTGTACCAATTCGTAATCCACGACACCAACATCTACGCCGACAAGGTCTATTTAAGGAAGATACCGAGGGAGCAGGTGGCCAGGGTAGACCCAATTACAAAGCTGGCCTACGACTCCGCTGGCAATATCATTGGCGTCGAGATAGATGGTGAGGTATATCTAGGCTTTAACGCATTAGGCACTGTCACCCATACGCTGAAGCTCGAGTGGTACAGCCCCATCATGGCTGAACAGGAGCTGAGAGAGATCTCGATACCCATCATACCGCTTGAGTCAGATTTGAAGAAGGCGATGCAGGGCGACGTCGCCGCTGTTCAAAAGTTGATAAATATGAAGCTTCACTACGTCATACCTATCCACGACTTCTGGGGCAGGATACCCGGCCTCACCACTGGAATCGATGTAAAGAAGGGCGAGTTCGTCTTCGTGGCGAATTCACGCTTCCTGTATCAGGGCGAGAACTCAAGAGTGCAACAGATGTGGTACAGCTTCGAGCTGTACCCCTCGCTGTATCTGTGGGTCAACCCGGTGGACGCCCAGTTGCTGGGCCTAAAAACTGGCGATACCGTTAGGGTTAGATTTTTGATTCAGGCGCTAAACGACTTGGAGGTGAGTAGCTTCGTGACGAAGGTCTGGGTCACGCCTAGGGTGAGGGAGGGCGTCGTCGTGTTGCTCCACGGCGCGTATAGGTGGAGGCCTAAGTGGTGGGACTACGGCAAGGTGCTGAACACCGCCGGCTCGTACCCCACCTCGGCCGTGTTCCAAACCGTCGACATATCGGTGGACGGGGCGCCGCTCGTCGACAAGATCATGGCGGGGGACTTCAACTGGAAGAAGCTGAAGTGGACAAAAGTCGCCGATCCAGCTCCGGTGGCTGAGGAGGAGCTGGCAAACAAAGTCGCAATTACCAAGCTGTATAGGGAGAGGGGCATGCCGTATTGGGACTTGGCTAAGTTTGTCTGGTGGAGGGAGACCGGCACCACCTATGACTTCGTACTGCCGCAGACCAACGACCCCATCGCCTGGACTAACATGTGGCACTTCAAGGTTAGGATTGAGAAGGCCGATCCCAAGGAGTACGGCTCTATGGAGTTTGACTTCGAGGCGGCTAAGATGGCCTTCGACTTCTTCTACAAGCTACTGACTCACGGAAGCGACGGCGAGCTGTCTAAGACTATATACAGCTTCTGGAAGCAGAGGTGGGGCCTCGACCTGAAGTTCCCGAGGATACTTGGCATAATCACCGGCGAGGTGCTGTGTCCAAACAAGAAGCCCGGGGCGCCGGGTTGCGCGAGGCCTGATTTCATCGGCATGAGGAGGACGTTCCTATGGGGGCTTGGGATAGGGCCCAAGCCTGTTAAGTCGGCGTACTACTGGCCGCCGAAGATGCCCGACTTGAGAAAACTTCCGTGA
- a CDS encoding ATP-binding protein has product MRRPSRLFTRKVARIDPSRCRKCNLCVKSCPVGALKPPAVAASLCVGCGICTYSCPLGAISIHTVVSRGALAAILLILLIAGGSLYLALSTPSYYANEATPINFTTTLVTPTFTPTNVTMPTGEEAAGAGSGFG; this is encoded by the coding sequence ATGAGGAGGCCGTCTCGTCTCTTTACTAGAAAAGTTGCGAGGATTGACCCATCCCGCTGTAGGAAATGCAACCTCTGTGTAAAGTCGTGTCCAGTGGGTGCCCTCAAGCCCCCCGCCGTCGCCGCCTCTCTATGTGTGGGATGCGGAATCTGCACATACTCGTGCCCCCTCGGCGCCATTTCAATCCACACAGTCGTGAGCAGGGGGGCTCTAGCCGCCATTCTGCTAATCTTGCTAATTGCGGGCGGCTCTCTATACCTCGCATTATCTACCCCCAGCTACTACGCCAACGAAGCGACTCCAATAAACTTCACCACGACGCTCGTCACGCCCACCTTTACGCCCACTAACGTCACCATGCCCACCGGAGAGGAGGCGGCAGGCGCAGGATCTGGATTTGGCTAA
- a CDS encoding winged helix-turn-helix domain-containing protein, with translation MEGWVDGGGFRRVESLTYEERTILTLLVTSSRANISQIARRLGVSRQLVWYTLRRLRERGLVGPPLVYVRPDVVGLYYAFFQSEREPEDYTVLKFETLEGAYIFAVPFHTFDELELLAKRYGKPWFVPRLTPKSLTPLQREALRRYVARPDFTSVDIAEELNLPKTKAKNLARWVRQNVNVTYWVDLKRAGIAALAVKTEAPLGAYASHKFFKCFAYAIGFYAVAFPDLGTAAEFVRKMRSADPDAQIHLLVNYELRPPRI, from the coding sequence ATGGAGGGTTGGGTAGATGGGGGTGGGTTTAGACGGGTCGAGTCGCTTACCTACGAGGAGAGGACAATCTTGACTCTCCTGGTGACTAGTAGCAGGGCGAACATCAGCCAGATCGCCAGGAGGCTTGGGGTTTCGCGTCAGCTTGTGTGGTACACCTTGAGGAGGCTGAGGGAGAGGGGCCTCGTGGGGCCTCCGCTTGTATACGTGAGGCCCGACGTCGTGGGGCTCTACTACGCCTTTTTCCAAAGCGAGAGGGAGCCCGAGGACTACACAGTCCTGAAGTTCGAGACCCTTGAGGGCGCCTACATCTTCGCCGTGCCCTTCCACACCTTCGACGAGCTTGAGCTCCTCGCCAAGAGGTACGGGAAGCCCTGGTTCGTCCCCCGGCTCACCCCCAAGTCCCTCACGCCCCTGCAGCGTGAGGCCCTGCGCAGATACGTTGCTAGGCCCGACTTCACCTCTGTAGACATCGCAGAGGAGCTCAACCTCCCCAAAACCAAAGCCAAGAACCTGGCCCGGTGGGTTAGGCAAAACGTCAACGTCACCTACTGGGTTGATTTGAAGAGGGCTGGTATCGCGGCTTTGGCTGTCAAGACGGAGGCCCCCCTAGGCGCGTACGCCTCGCACAAGTTTTTCAAATGCTTCGCATACGCCATAGGCTTCTACGCAGTAGCCTTCCCAGACCTAGGAACAGCCGCGGAATTCGTCAGAAAAATGAGGTCGGCCGACCCCGACGCACAGATACACCTACTCGTCAACTACGAACTACGGCCCCCGCGTATCTAG
- a CDS encoding HEPN domain-containing protein: MLEMGEYNLVLFHLEQALQLCLKYRIYEKYGDFPKTHSLKQLLAELGAEVGDRPPSD; the protein is encoded by the coding sequence ATGCTGGAGATGGGGGAGTACAATCTGGTGCTTTTCCACCTAGAGCAAGCCCTACAGCTCTGCCTTAAGTACAGGATCTACGAGAAGTACGGCGACTTTCCAAAAACCCACAGTCTTAAACAGCTGTTGGCGGAGCTCGGCGCAGAGGTTGGGGATAGACCCCCTAGTGATTGA
- a CDS encoding nucleotidyltransferase domain-containing protein, whose product MSLGLYRRLWERRAEELRNLWATLERLKARARELDPGAQVYVFGSFAKGTHRPDSDVDVLVVTSLAETEEGRLYVRAELGRILSPYSPIELHIATPEQFAWYLQFLDVYVEV is encoded by the coding sequence ATGTCTCTAGGGCTATACAGGCGGCTCTGGGAGAGGAGGGCAGAGGAGCTCCGCAATCTCTGGGCCACGTTGGAGAGGCTCAAAGCTAGGGCACGGGAGCTGGACCCCGGGGCCCAGGTCTATGTCTTTGGTAGCTTCGCCAAAGGGACCCACCGACCTGACAGCGACGTGGATGTGCTTGTAGTCACCAGTCTTGCAGAGACCGAAGAGGGGCGCCTCTACGTCAGAGCCGAGCTCGGGAGGATTCTGAGCCCCTACTCCCCAATCGAGCTACACATAGCCACGCCGGAGCAGTTCGCGTGGTATCTCCAATTTCTGGACGTCTACGTAGAGGTGTAG
- a CDS encoding nicotinamide-nucleotide adenylyltransferase yields MRRGLFPGRFQPPHWGHVHAIREILREMDEVVVVIGSAQFNYILKDPFTAGERIWMLREALREGGVDLSRVVVIPVPNVENNLEWLGRVRSLAPPFHVVYTGNPYVALLFREAGYEVKQQPMYQREIYSSTRVRELMLRGDPRWEELVPRSVAAVIKAVGGPERLKTAALGEAEPHKW; encoded by the coding sequence ATGCGCCGCGGCTTGTTCCCAGGTAGGTTCCAGCCGCCGCACTGGGGCCACGTCCACGCCATAAGGGAGATCCTTAGGGAGATGGACGAGGTGGTTGTGGTCATCGGGTCTGCCCAGTTTAACTACATTTTGAAGGACCCCTTCACGGCGGGGGAGAGGATCTGGATGCTCAGGGAGGCCCTCCGCGAGGGCGGCGTAGACCTCTCCCGCGTGGTGGTAATACCGGTGCCAAACGTGGAGAACAACCTAGAGTGGCTGGGCCGTGTGAGGTCTCTGGCGCCTCCCTTCCACGTGGTGTACACAGGGAACCCCTACGTGGCGCTCCTATTCAGAGAGGCGGGGTATGAAGTCAAGCAGCAACCCATGTATCAGAGAGAGATCTACAGCTCCACAAGGGTGAGGGAGCTCATGCTGAGGGGCGACCCCCGCTGGGAGGAGCTGGTCCCGAGGTCTGTGGCGGCTGTTATAAAGGCCGTGGGCGGGCCGGAGAGGCTGAAGACGGCGGCGCTTGGGGAGGCGGAGCCCCATAAGTGGTGA
- a CDS encoding aspartate 1-decarboxylase, protein MPVLLRSKAHGLVVTGKNLNYEGSLTLGVDIMRAAGFHRLERVEVYNVTNGARFSTYLLEGPEGVVELNGAAARLGEVGDVIIVTSYECVQDVSSHVATVAIFRGNKLVEVRRVKA, encoded by the coding sequence ATGCCGGTTCTCCTGAGGAGTAAGGCGCATGGGCTTGTTGTCACTGGTAAGAATCTGAACTACGAGGGGTCTCTCACCCTGGGGGTGGATATCATGAGGGCTGCGGGGTTCCACCGCCTTGAGAGGGTGGAGGTTTATAACGTGACTAACGGGGCTAGGTTCTCCACTTACCTACTGGAGGGGCCCGAGGGTGTCGTGGAGCTTAACGGGGCGGCGGCGAGGCTTGGGGAGGTCGGCGATGTGATTATCGTCACGAGCTACGAATGTGTACAGGATGTGTCTAGCCACGTGGCTACGGTGGCTATCTTTAGGGGGAATAAGCTGGTGGAGGTGCGGCGTGTCAAAGCGTGA
- a CDS encoding phenylalanine--tRNA ligase subunit alpha, which produces MLVLPPTLYEIIRRAGEWRLIDDIAAELGVPPESLMRYVEEGRAKGVLQVEKKTEVIYELTEEGRVRAAEGLPEYKLLKSAVCGEGRCVAAVPQSPEAQIALANLAKHGVKPRGGVIELDAETYQRVIAVLEERQKALNSLDTAPRELIEEFVKRKLVKKMEKTRIYVKAVAVDVKPAEVKTAITSEDIATGRWRTYVLKPFDLGVEPPEYPAPVPHFFNEFLDYVREVMVGLGFEEVRGPVLEVEFWNFDALFQAQDHPAREVHDTFYVQWGGPVEHVPEHLLEAVGRVHEEKWRYRWDRAKALNPVLRTQTTATTIRALAERGEGEYKVFTIGRVFRPEKLDPKHSMEFHQLDGIVVGPGLTFKHLLGQLEQIAKALGMARVRFRPAYFPFTSPSVEVYAEHPRLGWVEFGGAGVFRPEVTEPLGVKKSRVLAWGWGLDRIAMILLGIDDIRDLFTKDPEKLLEYYARWTRYKTSTGASGVRFTL; this is translated from the coding sequence ATGCTCGTTTTACCGCCTACTCTTTACGAAATTATAAGACGCGCCGGGGAGTGGCGCCTCATAGACGACATAGCGGCGGAGCTGGGGGTGCCCCCGGAGAGCCTCATGCGCTACGTCGAGGAGGGCCGCGCCAAGGGCGTGTTGCAGGTTGAGAAGAAGACCGAGGTGATCTACGAGCTGACAGAGGAGGGCCGCGTAAGGGCCGCGGAGGGCCTCCCGGAGTACAAGCTTCTGAAGTCCGCCGTGTGTGGAGAGGGGAGGTGCGTGGCGGCTGTGCCCCAGAGCCCAGAGGCTCAGATTGCTTTGGCGAATCTGGCTAAACACGGCGTGAAGCCGCGGGGAGGCGTCATAGAGCTAGACGCCGAGACGTACCAAAGGGTCATCGCCGTCCTCGAGGAGAGGCAGAAAGCCCTAAACTCTCTCGACACGGCGCCTAGAGAACTGATAGAGGAGTTCGTAAAGAGGAAGCTAGTGAAGAAGATGGAGAAGACTAGGATATATGTCAAGGCAGTGGCTGTGGATGTAAAACCCGCTGAGGTCAAAACCGCCATCACCAGCGAGGATATCGCCACCGGGAGGTGGCGTACGTACGTGCTCAAGCCGTTTGACCTAGGCGTCGAGCCCCCCGAGTACCCAGCCCCGGTGCCCCACTTCTTCAACGAGTTTCTCGACTACGTTAGGGAGGTGATGGTGGGGCTGGGGTTCGAAGAGGTGAGGGGCCCGGTGCTGGAGGTGGAGTTCTGGAACTTCGACGCCCTGTTCCAGGCGCAGGACCACCCGGCGAGGGAGGTGCACGACACATTCTACGTACAGTGGGGAGGCCCGGTGGAGCACGTGCCGGAGCACCTCCTGGAGGCCGTGGGGAGAGTCCACGAGGAGAAGTGGCGCTACAGGTGGGACAGAGCCAAGGCGCTCAACCCAGTTCTGAGGACTCAGACAACGGCGACGACCATTAGAGCACTGGCTGAGAGGGGCGAAGGCGAGTACAAGGTGTTTACAATTGGGAGAGTCTTCAGGCCGGAGAAGCTCGATCCGAAGCACAGCATGGAGTTCCACCAGCTAGACGGCATCGTCGTGGGGCCCGGCCTCACCTTTAAACACCTGCTGGGCCAGCTGGAGCAGATAGCCAAAGCCCTGGGGATGGCCAGGGTGAGGTTCAGACCCGCCTACTTCCCCTTCACCTCCCCCTCAGTGGAGGTCTACGCAGAGCACCCGAGGCTGGGCTGGGTGGAGTTCGGAGGCGCCGGCGTCTTCCGGCCAGAAGTCACCGAGCCCCTAGGCGTCAAGAAGAGTAGAGTCCTGGCGTGGGGCTGGGGCCTCGACAGAATCGCCATGATACTCCTAGGCATAGACGACATAAGAGACCTCTTTACAAAAGACCCAGAGAAGCTGTTGGAGTACTACGCCAGGTGGACAAGATACAAGACCTCCACGGGGGCCTCAGGCGTCCGCTTCACGCTTTGA
- a CDS encoding ribbon-helix-helix domain-containing protein — protein MPRSKNQDKMSLISVHVPKKMLEELDELVRRGIFPNRSEAIRAALRDLLYKEVFKAKIPKEEEKEEEVPISLIRGR, from the coding sequence ATGCCGAGGAGCAAGAATCAAGATAAGATGTCGCTGATCTCGGTGCACGTCCCTAAAAAGATGCTGGAGGAGCTCGACGAGCTTGTGAGGAGGGGGATCTTCCCCAACCGTAGCGAGGCCATTAGGGCAGCCCTCCGCGACCTGCTGTACAAAGAGGTTTTCAAAGCCAAGATACCCAAGGAGGAGGAGAAAGAGGAGGAGGTCCCCATCTCCCTCATTAGGGGCAGGTAG
- a CDS encoding DUF1512 domain-containing protein — translation MYAQTTYDPMWYLISILVWFALIFMLQDLQMYRYLSQVSGFLSYLGQLLNAASANVLSALDKFKRREVQRSELESTLKRMVDFAVIEPTSLDPNGIVPKYKHILNTYVETYEGEIKRLVEDGVVVKNLATAVEALRYMNFIYKVVDHYYKTARKYKAFYLVIQLTMLLPLLKELTDTVNEAVTSFIKGVPIGDSAGPLVAYNILNQCGAPVYHNDVKDTVVAECIYDGRRLYVIKARGPGSTVGRLDEAVEYVFQKLGAKPKYIVSIDAALRLEGEKTGEVAEGIGMAMGGVGVEKFNIESYATKYGVPLYAFLIKMRQSEALTTMTGEIYNAVNHTTKRVLEFISSNVAPGESVLVIGVGNTVGVGQPFESS, via the coding sequence ATGTATGCACAGACTACATACGACCCGATGTGGTACCTGATATCGATATTGGTATGGTTCGCCCTCATCTTCATGCTACAGGACCTGCAGATGTATAGGTACCTCAGCCAGGTGAGCGGCTTCCTCTCCTACCTTGGCCAGTTGCTGAACGCGGCCTCCGCCAACGTGCTCAGCGCCTTGGACAAGTTTAAGCGGAGGGAGGTGCAGAGATCTGAGCTCGAGTCGACGTTGAAGAGGATGGTGGACTTCGCCGTGATTGAGCCCACCTCTCTAGACCCCAACGGCATCGTGCCGAAGTACAAACACATACTGAACACCTACGTGGAGACCTACGAGGGCGAGATAAAAAGGCTCGTTGAGGACGGCGTCGTTGTCAAGAACCTGGCAACCGCCGTAGAGGCGCTGAGGTACATGAACTTCATATACAAGGTGGTTGACCACTACTACAAAACCGCCAGGAAGTACAAAGCCTTTTACCTAGTCATACAGCTAACCATGTTGCTTCCGCTACTCAAGGAGCTCACAGACACAGTCAACGAAGCCGTGACCTCATTCATAAAGGGGGTCCCCATTGGAGACAGCGCAGGGCCCCTCGTGGCCTACAACATACTCAACCAGTGCGGGGCGCCTGTGTACCACAACGACGTCAAAGACACGGTGGTGGCTGAGTGCATCTACGACGGCAGGCGCCTCTACGTGATCAAGGCCCGGGGGCCGGGTAGCACAGTGGGCCGCCTTGACGAGGCTGTGGAGTACGTATTCCAGAAGCTGGGCGCCAAGCCGAAGTACATAGTGAGTATAGACGCCGCGTTGAGGCTGGAGGGGGAGAAGACCGGCGAGGTGGCGGAGGGCATCGGGATGGCCATGGGCGGCGTCGGCGTGGAGAAGTTTAACATCGAGTCGTACGCCACTAAGTACGGCGTGCCGCTGTACGCCTTTCTCATAAAGATGAGGCAGTCCGAGGCGCTCACCACCATGACAGGCGAGATATACAACGCAGTCAACCACACTACCAAGAGGGTGCTGGAGTTTATCTCCAGCAACGTGGCGCCGGGGGAGTCCGTGCTCGTCATCGGGGTGGGCAACACCGTCGGCGTGGGACAGCCTTTCGAGTCCTCTTGA
- a CDS encoding acyltransferase, whose product MGFVSQKAIIHARYVSPDAYIYGPTVVGRDSFIDAAVIGYPTRQKILKGFSSLDEVSEGARIGESVIIRSGAVIYENVEIGDGCEFGHNVLVRELSRIGRGVRIGTQAVIEREVKIGDRAWIQSMVYIPNGTVIEEDVFIGPNAVITNDKYPPSKRLAPVVIRRGAVIGANSTLVAGVEIGEGAVVAAGAVVTRDVPPGVVVAGVPARVIGRAEDYARKKAIYEQST is encoded by the coding sequence ATGGGATTCGTATCTCAAAAGGCGATTATCCACGCCCGCTACGTCTCGCCAGACGCATACATATACGGCCCCACCGTGGTGGGGAGGGACAGCTTTATAGACGCCGCTGTGATAGGCTACCCGACACGCCAGAAGATACTCAAGGGCTTCTCCTCCCTCGACGAGGTCAGCGAGGGAGCGAGAATCGGCGAGTCTGTAATCATTAGGAGCGGCGCCGTGATCTACGAAAACGTGGAGATTGGAGATGGGTGCGAGTTCGGCCACAATGTGCTGGTTAGGGAGCTGTCCAGGATTGGGAGGGGAGTGAGGATCGGCACGCAGGCCGTAATAGAGCGTGAGGTTAAGATCGGGGACAGGGCGTGGATCCAGTCCATGGTCTACATCCCCAACGGCACTGTGATAGAGGAAGACGTCTTCATAGGCCCCAACGCCGTCATAACAAACGACAAGTACCCCCCAAGCAAGAGGCTGGCCCCCGTTGTCATAAGGAGGGGGGCTGTGATCGGCGCCAACTCCACCCTAGTCGCTGGCGTGGAGATAGGCGAAGGCGCGGTGGTGGCCGCCGGCGCCGTGGTCACGAGAGACGTGCCCCCCGGCGTAGTGGTTGCCGGGGTGCCCGCGCGTGTAATTGGCAGGGCGGAGGACTACGCCAGAAAAAAGGCAATTTACGAACAGAGTACGTAG
- a CDS encoding S49 family peptidase: MEKKAKAEKEIVIVPIDTPIFDFSVDFLITYVKKLRFDNNTAGVVLLINSPGGAVGATERLYTTIRGLNKTVYAVIAGLGASGAYYTAVAAQRIYATPSSWVGNIGVIAFL, from the coding sequence TTGGAGAAGAAGGCCAAGGCGGAGAAGGAGATTGTAATTGTGCCTATCGACACCCCCATCTTCGACTTCAGTGTCGATTTCTTAATAACCTACGTCAAGAAACTACGTTTTGACAACAACACGGCGGGGGTGGTGTTGCTTATAAATTCGCCGGGAGGCGCCGTGGGCGCCACCGAGAGGCTCTACACCACGATAAGAGGCCTCAACAAGACTGTGTATGCCGTGATAGCGGGGTTAGGCGCCTCCGGCGCCTACTACACCGCGGTTGCGGCCCAGAGGATCTACGCGACGCCGTCGAGCTGGGTTGGCAACATAGGGGTAATCGCCTTCCTCTGA